One window from the genome of candidate division KSB1 bacterium encodes:
- a CDS encoding VOC family protein produces MRQSIVHVALLVRDYDEAIEFYTKKLHFTLVEDAYQPEQDKRWVVVSPPGSSGTTLLLARASKPEQEAFVGNQAGGRVFLFLHTDFWRDYNEMVSEEIKFVRDPKKESYGTVAVFEDLYGNLWDLLELNNDHPIFKQNV; encoded by the coding sequence ATGAGGCAGTCAATTGTTCATGTTGCTTTGCTCGTTAGGGATTACGATGAGGCAATTGAGTTTTATACCAAGAAACTTCATTTCACTTTGGTCGAGGACGCTTATCAACCCGAGCAAGATAAACGTTGGGTTGTAGTTTCTCCTCCCGGATCTAGCGGTACAACATTGTTGCTTGCCAGAGCTTCAAAACCTGAACAGGAAGCGTTTGTGGGAAATCAAGCAGGTGGAAGGGTTTTTCTATTTCTCCATACTGATTTCTGGCGTGACTATAATGAAATGGTTTCTGAGGAGATAAAATTTGTTAGAGATCCTAAGAAGGAGTCTTACGGTACGGTAGCTGTTTTCGAAGATTTATATGGCAATCTTTGGGATTTGCTAGAACTAAATAATGATCATCCCATTTTCAAACAAAACGTATAA